From Thalassococcus sp. S3, one genomic window encodes:
- a CDS encoding indolepyruvate ferredoxin oxidoreductase subunit alpha, producing the protein MAERSFAKEVQKLRMGAGETFRGEGILAVTKALLENGVGYVGGYQGSPISHLMDVLADAQDILSEMGVHFEASASEATAAATLAASVHYPIRGAVTFKSTVGTNVASDALANLASGGVTGGALVILGEDYGEGSSIMQERSHAFAMKSQIWLLDPRPNLPSIVKAVGDGFGLSEASNSPVMLQLRIRSCHLLGEFTAEDNQRPAVTVKDALEAPKRDLNRIVLPPASFLHEQEKVTKRLPAARQYIRDHKLNETFGPQDGRVGIICQGGLYNSVIRGLQRLGLANIHGDTEVPVHVLNVTYPLVTDELQDFAKGKDSLLIIEEGHPDYIEQEVRAAFHKANLATQISGKGPFPEAGELTGQVMLDGLTTFLTEHAADLMPPVARAPNKPEYVPIPDLGKTVPGRPPSFCIGCPERPIFAATKLVEQELGEHHIASDIGCHLFSINAPFNLGATTMGYGLGPASASAFNDKTAKRRSISFLGDGGFWHNGLTSSIGNAVFNDNDGVIVIVDNYYSAATGGQDILSSRAKNKTKSTNHPIKDAVEGMGAKWVRQIDRTYDVGLMQATLKEALETPETGPKVIIASSECMLNKQRREKPARTKAIKDGKRVVRSRFGVDEDVCTGDHACIRLSGCPSLSLKTLDDPLRDDPVASIDQNCVGCGNCGEVADAAVLCPSFYQADLIVNPTRADRIWDKLRRKVITTLQCRRDARTLRFEETAP; encoded by the coding sequence ATGGCTGAGCGGTCATTCGCGAAAGAAGTGCAAAAGCTTCGAATGGGTGCGGGAGAGACCTTTCGCGGCGAAGGTATTCTGGCCGTTACCAAGGCGCTTTTGGAAAATGGCGTCGGGTATGTCGGCGGATATCAGGGCTCACCGATCAGCCATTTGATGGACGTTCTGGCCGACGCACAGGATATTCTGAGCGAGATGGGCGTGCATTTCGAGGCCAGCGCCTCCGAGGCGACGGCTGCGGCAACCCTCGCGGCTTCGGTGCATTATCCCATCCGTGGGGCGGTCACGTTCAAATCCACGGTTGGCACCAACGTGGCATCGGATGCCCTGGCCAATCTGGCATCTGGCGGTGTTACAGGCGGCGCGCTTGTGATCCTTGGCGAAGACTACGGCGAAGGGTCTTCGATCATGCAGGAGCGCAGCCACGCCTTCGCGATGAAAAGCCAGATCTGGCTGTTGGACCCCAGACCGAACCTGCCCTCGATCGTCAAGGCCGTGGGTGATGGTTTTGGCCTCTCCGAAGCATCCAACAGCCCCGTCATGCTGCAATTGCGGATAAGATCCTGCCACCTTCTGGGGGAGTTTACGGCGGAGGACAACCAGCGCCCCGCCGTGACGGTCAAAGACGCGTTGGAGGCGCCAAAGCGCGATCTCAACCGGATCGTTCTGCCCCCTGCCTCCTTTTTGCATGAACAGGAAAAGGTCACGAAACGGCTTCCTGCCGCGCGGCAGTACATCCGGGATCACAAGCTGAACGAGACCTTCGGACCCCAAGACGGACGGGTCGGGATCATCTGTCAGGGTGGTCTTTACAACAGTGTCATTCGCGGGCTCCAGCGCCTCGGCCTCGCCAATATCCATGGCGACACAGAAGTGCCGGTTCACGTGCTGAATGTCACATACCCCCTTGTGACAGATGAGCTGCAAGACTTTGCCAAGGGCAAAGACAGCCTCCTGATCATAGAAGAGGGACATCCCGATTATATCGAACAAGAGGTCCGGGCGGCGTTTCACAAGGCGAACCTGGCCACCCAGATCTCGGGAAAAGGGCCGTTCCCGGAAGCGGGCGAATTGACGGGTCAGGTTATGTTGGATGGGTTGACCACCTTCCTGACCGAGCATGCAGCCGACCTGATGCCGCCTGTCGCGCGCGCGCCTAACAAACCCGAATATGTACCCATACCGGATCTGGGCAAAACCGTACCAGGACGCCCGCCCAGCTTTTGCATCGGATGCCCCGAACGCCCTATCTTTGCCGCCACCAAACTGGTCGAGCAGGAACTTGGCGAACACCACATCGCAAGTGACATCGGGTGTCACCTCTTTTCGATCAACGCGCCCTTCAACCTTGGGGCGACGACGATGGGCTACGGGCTCGGGCCGGCCTCTGCTTCGGCGTTCAACGACAAAACCGCCAAGCGACGCTCCATTTCATTCCTGGGGGATGGCGGGTTTTGGCACAACGGCCTCACCTCTTCTATCGGCAATGCGGTGTTCAACGACAATGACGGTGTGATCGTGATTGTGGACAACTACTATTCTGCCGCCACAGGCGGGCAGGACATTCTGTCGTCGCGTGCAAAGAACAAGACGAAGTCCACCAATCACCCGATCAAAGACGCTGTCGAAGGAATGGGGGCCAAATGGGTCCGCCAGATTGATCGCACTTATGACGTGGGTCTGATGCAGGCCACGTTGAAAGAGGCTCTGGAGACCCCGGAAACAGGCCCGAAAGTCATCATCGCATCGTCGGAATGCATGCTGAACAAACAGCGCCGGGAAAAACCTGCGCGCACCAAGGCGATCAAGGATGGCAAACGCGTCGTGCGCAGCCGTTTTGGCGTGGATGAGGACGTGTGCACGGGCGACCACGCTTGTATCCGTTTGTCGGGATGTCCGTCCCTCTCCCTCAAGACGCTGGACGATCCCCTGCGCGATGATCCTGTCGCCAGCATTGACCAAAACTGTGTCGGCTGCGGAAATTGCGGCGAAGTTGCGGATGCCGCGGTGCTCTGCCCGTCGTTTTATCAGGCCGATCTTATCGTGAACCCGACGCGCGCGGATCGCATTTGGGACAAGCTGCGGCGAAAGGTCATCACCACCCTGCAGTGCCGCCGTGATGCGCGCACCCTGCGCTTTGAAGAGACCGCGCCATGA
- a CDS encoding ABC transporter substrate-binding protein, with product MKLSRRGMLRSTGAAITLATFGTPTFAAIDELVIAYNVTLPSWNPTVGLSAVNPTLQGYYQSVFDNFIPQNPDLTFGSGIITDYGWNEDNSAIWMDVREGVTWHNGDPLTAEDIAWSLARVADPDTGSPIQFIWGKITNIQHDGNRVTADMPEFEPTFFKWMSFLTGYVLPKKYYEEVGAEGFEAAPIGSGPYMVEKFERNAFVRLKANQNYWGGAPEFKTVTIKFVTDAASRVAEVESGNSHVTLEVPYEEFDRLKAKDGIEGTASPISDIGMIFLNDIDVMTDPNVRKAAAHAIDKQTIIDRLLSGYGIAIDTLQTPDYVAFDPSIEVPYDPELAKSLLAESGYGPDNPVKFKIQSTRGFKPKDFEMIQAIVGLWRRVGIEAEIEVYEIAKHFELRAADQLAPAAFYNWGNSVGDPSTSTGFAMFGPSPHSVWDGEDTFNKILPLWAEADESKRIEGWKAVDRHIAENAEVIPLLQYVQPILHATGVRVTPHRSGALLPHLMTRA from the coding sequence ATGAAATTATCAAGACGAGGGATGTTGCGATCCACGGGGGCCGCGATCACGCTGGCGACATTCGGAACACCGACTTTTGCTGCCATAGACGAACTGGTGATTGCCTATAACGTCACCTTGCCCAGCTGGAACCCGACGGTGGGGCTTTCGGCGGTCAATCCAACGTTGCAAGGGTATTACCAATCCGTATTTGACAACTTCATTCCGCAAAATCCTGACCTGACCTTCGGCTCGGGCATCATCACCGACTACGGTTGGAACGAGGACAATTCGGCAATCTGGATGGATGTGCGGGAGGGGGTCACCTGGCACAATGGCGATCCGCTGACCGCCGAAGACATCGCTTGGTCGCTGGCTCGGGTTGCTGACCCGGACACGGGTTCTCCGATCCAGTTCATCTGGGGCAAGATCACCAATATCCAGCATGACGGCAATCGCGTCACCGCGGATATGCCCGAGTTTGAGCCGACATTCTTCAAGTGGATGTCATTCCTGACCGGCTATGTCCTGCCCAAGAAATATTATGAAGAGGTTGGCGCCGAAGGGTTCGAGGCCGCCCCGATTGGGTCCGGTCCGTACATGGTCGAGAAATTCGAGCGGAACGCTTTTGTCCGCCTGAAAGCGAACCAGAATTACTGGGGCGGTGCGCCTGAGTTTAAGACGGTTACGATCAAATTCGTCACCGACGCCGCCTCCCGCGTTGCTGAAGTGGAATCCGGCAATTCTCACGTGACTTTGGAGGTGCCCTACGAGGAATTTGATCGCCTGAAAGCGAAAGACGGGATCGAGGGCACAGCCTCCCCCATCTCGGATATCGGGATGATCTTCCTGAACGACATCGACGTCATGACCGACCCGAATGTGCGTAAGGCCGCGGCGCATGCGATCGACAAACAGACGATCATCGACCGTCTGCTCTCAGGCTACGGCATTGCCATCGACACGCTTCAAACGCCGGACTATGTCGCCTTCGATCCCAGTATCGAGGTTCCGTACGATCCGGAGTTGGCCAAATCTTTGCTGGCCGAAAGTGGCTACGGGCCCGACAACCCGGTCAAATTCAAGATCCAGTCCACGCGCGGGTTCAAACCCAAGGATTTTGAAATGATCCAGGCGATTGTCGGCCTTTGGCGCCGCGTTGGCATCGAGGCCGAGATCGAGGTCTATGAGATCGCCAAACACTTCGAGTTGCGCGCGGCCGACCAACTGGCACCCGCTGCCTTCTATAACTGGGGCAATTCCGTTGGCGACCCCTCCACGTCAACCGGGTTTGCGATGTTCGGACCGTCGCCACATTCGGTTTGGGATGGCGAGGACACGTTCAACAAGATCCTGCCGCTTTGGGCCGAGGCTGATGAGTCAAAGCGGATCGAGGGCTGGAAGGCCGTCGACCGCCACATCGCGGAAAATGCCGAGGTGATCCCGCTGCTGCAATATGTGCAGCCGATCCTGCATGCGACGGGCGTGAGGGTGACGCCGCATCGTTCCGGTGCGTTACTGCCACATCTGATGACGCGCGCCTAG
- a CDS encoding ABC transporter permease, producing the protein MLRKIFTRLLTTAITLFGVAVIVFVVIRVVPGNPIAMMLPPGATEADIARLQALYGFDKSIFQQFLIWVQGVLQGDFGTSISLRQPVAGLVLGRLPATLELATVALVIALVMGATMALVGTRYRNTKTEAAVDVTSGMALSIPDFLWGLVLILLFGVLWPVFKISGRISPSLDIDFATNFFLIEALLRGRLDVVSNILSHSFMPALALAIPFAAIIAQLLKQSLKETMHLDYVTLARTKGYGENHVILKEALPNAVLPTLTLVGVQFTFLIGGTVIVERLFSYEGLGNMAIDAVINRDLPLIQGIVILFALIFTLINLAVDMLYVVLNPRLRHA; encoded by the coding sequence ATGCTGCGCAAGATCTTTACCCGTCTTTTGACAACGGCCATCACCCTCTTCGGAGTGGCCGTTATCGTCTTCGTGGTGATCCGCGTTGTTCCGGGCAACCCGATTGCGATGATGCTGCCCCCCGGCGCGACCGAGGCGGATATCGCGCGCCTGCAAGCCCTTTATGGCTTTGACAAGTCGATCTTTCAGCAATTCCTGATCTGGGTTCAGGGCGTGCTGCAAGGCGATTTCGGGACCTCCATTTCCTTGCGTCAACCGGTGGCAGGTTTGGTCCTGGGGCGTTTGCCCGCCACGTTAGAGCTGGCAACGGTGGCTTTGGTGATCGCTTTGGTCATGGGCGCCACGATGGCATTGGTCGGCACAAGGTATCGCAACACCAAAACCGAAGCGGCGGTGGACGTGACATCCGGCATGGCCTTGTCGATCCCGGACTTCCTATGGGGATTGGTCTTGATCCTGCTCTTCGGGGTGCTGTGGCCAGTCTTCAAAATCTCGGGTCGGATATCGCCCTCACTAGATATCGACTTTGCCACCAACTTCTTCCTGATCGAGGCGCTGCTGCGCGGCAGGCTGGATGTGGTCAGTAACATCCTGTCTCATTCCTTCATGCCCGCCCTGGCCCTTGCAATCCCGTTTGCGGCCATCATCGCGCAGCTTTTGAAGCAATCGTTGAAGGAGACGATGCACCTTGATTACGTCACTTTGGCGCGCACCAAGGGCTACGGCGAAAACCACGTGATCTTGAAGGAGGCATTGCCCAACGCTGTCTTGCCGACGCTCACCTTGGTCGGGGTTCAGTTCACCTTCCTGATCGGTGGAACGGTCATCGTTGAACGCCTTTTCAGCTACGAAGGCTTGGGGAACATGGCCATCGACGCCGTGATCAACCGGGACCTCCCACTGATCCAGGGCATCGTCATCCTCTTCGCCCTGATCTTTACGCTGATCAATCTAGCCGTCGACATGCTTTATGTCGTTCTGAACCCAAGGCTGCGCCATGCGTGA
- a CDS encoding ATP-binding cassette domain-containing protein gives MMYDIANLELSLPDLANKPLLGKAPRVEILKGLSFQVPKGAVLGIVGASGSGKSTLGRAMLRLLEPTAGQIIFDGTDITHLPEEHLRAMRRRFQMIFQDPMSSLNPRRRVHGLIAGPLKLHGFEDISKRVAEALDMVGLPAHFAMRYPHELSGGQRQRVGIARAIALRPDFILADEIVSGLDVSSQAQVLNLLGDLVRDLGLTLAFISHDLSVIRRLCTRALVLNQGKIVEDADIADLFDNPQAAYTRELLSAIPLPDPYQAWV, from the coding sequence ATGATGTACGACATCGCGAACCTCGAATTGTCCTTGCCGGATCTGGCGAATAAGCCGCTGCTGGGAAAGGCCCCTCGGGTCGAGATCTTGAAAGGCCTGAGTTTTCAGGTGCCCAAAGGGGCGGTGTTGGGGATCGTGGGGGCGTCGGGTTCGGGCAAATCCACTTTGGGGCGCGCGATGTTGCGCCTGCTGGAGCCGACAGCCGGCCAGATCATCTTCGACGGCACGGATATCACCCACTTGCCAGAAGAGCATCTAAGGGCCATGCGGCGGCGGTTTCAGATGATCTTTCAGGATCCGATGTCTTCGCTCAACCCGCGTCGGCGGGTCCATGGTCTGATCGCCGGGCCACTGAAACTGCACGGGTTCGAAGACATATCCAAGCGTGTGGCGGAGGCCCTGGATATGGTCGGACTGCCCGCGCATTTTGCGATGCGCTATCCCCATGAATTGTCCGGCGGTCAGCGGCAGCGCGTCGGCATCGCGCGGGCCATTGCCCTGCGTCCCGATTTCATTCTCGCGGATGAGATCGTGTCGGGGTTGGATGTGTCATCTCAAGCGCAGGTTCTCAATCTCTTGGGGGATCTGGTACGCGATCTTGGTTTGACCCTTGCCTTCATCAGCCATGATCTTTCGGTCATCCGGCGTCTTTGCACCCGTGCCCTGGTGCTCAACCAGGGGAAGATCGTGGAAGACGCCGACATCGCAGACCTCTTTGACAATCCGCAGGCGGCCTACACCCGGGAGCTGCTCTCTGCGATCCCGCTGCCCGATCCGTATCAGGCCTGGGTCTAG
- a CDS encoding ABC transporter permease, with translation MRDARAAVRRPLGVRLWLSGGWLTVLCLVAVFAPWIAPHDPLAQDLFLGRLPPFWMDGTEPGYVLGTDSLGRDVLSRMMHGARVALVVALIAGICTCLIGTTLGLLAGFYRGWMDTVISRIVDIWMAFPPVLFAILLIAVLGPGLMSIIIAIIVIDWTRFARVIRAEALSQGAMDYVASAQIAGRPRLNTALTEILPNVLPTMVALLTLEMGIAVIVEAILSFVNLSISTDSPTWGGMIAEGRTAIHQAWWVLVFPLIALFLTVLSFSQLGEGLKDRFDPVLR, from the coding sequence ATGCGTGATGCGCGCGCGGCGGTCAGACGACCCCTGGGTGTTCGGCTGTGGCTTTCGGGCGGCTGGCTCACCGTGCTCTGTCTAGTGGCGGTTTTTGCGCCCTGGATCGCGCCGCATGACCCCTTGGCGCAAGATTTGTTTCTGGGGCGCCTCCCCCCGTTCTGGATGGACGGAACAGAGCCGGGATATGTGCTGGGCACCGATTCCCTGGGCCGCGATGTGCTGTCCCGGATGATGCACGGGGCACGTGTTGCGCTGGTCGTGGCGCTTATCGCGGGGATCTGCACTTGCCTGATCGGAACAACGCTGGGCCTTTTGGCGGGCTTTTATCGGGGCTGGATGGACACCGTCATCAGCCGCATCGTCGATATCTGGATGGCCTTTCCGCCTGTGTTGTTTGCCATCCTTCTTATCGCTGTTCTGGGGCCGGGCCTGATGTCGATCATCATTGCGATCATTGTCATCGACTGGACCCGCTTTGCGCGAGTGATCCGGGCCGAGGCGCTGTCCCAAGGGGCGATGGATTATGTCGCCAGTGCCCAGATCGCCGGACGGCCCCGCTTAAACACGGCTCTGACGGAAATCTTGCCCAACGTGCTGCCAACTATGGTGGCCCTTTTAACGTTGGAAATGGGCATCGCCGTGATTGTCGAGGCGATCTTGTCCTTTGTGAACCTCTCCATCTCGACCGACAGCCCAACTTGGGGCGGCATGATCGCCGAAGGTCGCACGGCAATCCATCAGGCCTGGTGGGTTCTGGTCTTCCCGCTGATTGCGCTGTTCCTGACGGTTCTCAGCTTCTCCCAATTGGGCGAAGGGTTGAAAGACCGCTTCGATCCGGTGCTGAGATGA
- a CDS encoding indolepyruvate oxidoreductase subunit beta family protein → MNLARAQPTQADAIDETIIKLAVLAVGGQGGGVLTNWIADLATRCRYDVQMTSVAGVAQRTGATIYYVEMAPKTGRSPVFALSPSQGDLDVLIAAELMEAGRAVLRGFVTPDRTTLIASTHRVLAVSEKEEPGDGRADSALVTDEITKAALRTICFDMEKIAAEAGTMISASLFGGLARSGALPFAPEEFEEVIKASGRGVYQSLAAFRGALNYEAVAPEEPARKAIKAKGPAKLMREWDALVTRAKTFPAPAQEMLMAGLKKTVDYQDIAYGTEYLDHVQTFADHDTVEAKKLTINAAKYVANAMCYDDLPRVADLKVRQSRDVRLRGEQQIKADEIAHVTEYFHPRAAEVCGTLPARLGAAIEARPKLFKLLDRLINKGRRIRTDTIRGFGMLWLVSMVRPYRRRLLRHRVETAHLTDLMRLSLDVLPDSYDMAVEVLACQRLIKGYSDTHARGHSKFGRVISMVPVLRTRDDGADWLARLREAGLQDEKGDALDGAIMTVKSFASS, encoded by the coding sequence ATGAACCTCGCCCGCGCTCAGCCCACGCAAGCCGACGCAATTGACGAAACGATTATCAAGCTGGCGGTGCTGGCGGTGGGCGGTCAGGGTGGCGGGGTGCTGACCAACTGGATTGCCGACCTGGCCACGCGATGCAGATACGATGTGCAGATGACCTCTGTCGCGGGCGTTGCCCAGCGCACCGGGGCCACGATCTATTATGTCGAGATGGCGCCAAAGACGGGCCGGTCGCCCGTATTTGCGCTCAGCCCATCGCAAGGTGATCTCGACGTACTGATCGCCGCCGAATTGATGGAGGCTGGTCGCGCAGTGCTACGCGGGTTCGTGACCCCGGATCGCACGACTTTGATCGCCTCAACCCATCGGGTGCTGGCCGTGTCTGAGAAAGAGGAACCGGGCGACGGACGGGCGGATTCCGCGCTTGTCACAGATGAGATCACCAAGGCTGCGCTGCGCACGATCTGTTTTGACATGGAGAAAATCGCGGCAGAGGCAGGCACCATGATCTCCGCGAGCCTTTTTGGCGGCTTGGCGCGCAGTGGCGCCCTGCCCTTCGCGCCGGAAGAGTTTGAAGAGGTCATCAAGGCCTCTGGCCGGGGCGTTTACCAAAGCCTTGCGGCCTTTCGCGGCGCTTTGAACTATGAAGCCGTCGCGCCAGAGGAGCCTGCACGGAAGGCGATCAAAGCCAAAGGCCCGGCGAAGCTGATGCGCGAATGGGATGCGCTAGTCACACGCGCCAAGACATTTCCGGCACCCGCCCAAGAGATGTTGATGGCCGGTTTGAAAAAAACCGTCGATTATCAAGACATCGCCTATGGGACAGAGTACCTGGACCACGTCCAGACCTTTGCCGATCACGACACGGTCGAGGCGAAAAAGCTCACGATCAATGCGGCAAAATACGTGGCCAACGCCATGTGTTACGATGATCTGCCGCGCGTGGCCGATTTGAAGGTGCGTCAAAGCCGGGACGTGCGGCTGCGTGGAGAACAGCAAATCAAGGCCGATGAGATTGCCCATGTCACTGAGTATTTTCACCCGCGCGCGGCCGAGGTGTGTGGCACCCTGCCAGCGCGCCTCGGCGCGGCCATCGAGGCGCGACCCAAACTGTTCAAGCTACTTGATCGGCTGATCAACAAGGGCCGGCGCATTCGTACGGATACGATCCGCGGGTTTGGCATGCTTTGGCTGGTGAGCATGGTCCGGCCCTATCGCCGCCGCTTGCTGAGGCATCGTGTGGAAACCGCGCACCTTACGGACTTGATGCGCCTGTCTTTGGATGTCCTGCCCGACAGCTATGATATGGCAGTTGAGGTGCTGGCCTGCCAACGCCTGATCAAGGGGTATTCGGACACACACGCCCGGGGACATTCCAAATTTGGGCGGGTTATCTCGATGGTACCGGTTCTCAGGACACGCGATGATGGTGCGGACTGGCTGGCGCGCCTGCGCGAGGCCGGGTTGCAAGACGAAAAGGGCGACGCGCTGGACGGTGCCATCATGACGGTCAAGTCCTTTGCTAGTTCTTGA
- a CDS encoding NAD(P)/FAD-dependent oxidoreductase, translating to MPDAVIIGAGHNSLACACHLAARGWSVEVFEQASEPGGAVKTGAYTVPGFRHDWAAMNLSLFAGSRFYNENAAELAKHGLAFVPTSHPFASLFPDGRWFGVSADAALTTARIRGFSDADAEAWKALTDSFSTQADRILPVLGTPMTLGAIATLSWTLWRKNGSGECLDLAKFMTMSPRDWLDQTFESEHVKAALAVWGMHLDFAPDVAGGAVFPYLEAMAGQAFGMVLGAGGADTMIKAMVGMIEARGGKVRCDAKVARIVHTSGQASGIELADGRQVNAAKAVIANVAPGALRKLAGETGHERYDREMAQFQHAPGTMMIHLALDALPNWRAAELKKFAYVHLAPSLEQMARTYAQAKAGKLPDEPVIVCGQPTVVDPSRAPAGKHVLWLQVRMVPGQIKGDAKGEIDALTWADAAEPFANRVLDIVERYAPGLRDSILGQHVVTPDMLEADNPNLVGGDQVCGSHHLHQHFLNRPVRGFADGRTAIRNLYHTGAAVWPGGGTGAGPGTLLAQKLAGK from the coding sequence ATGCCAGATGCAGTCATCATCGGTGCAGGCCACAACTCTCTTGCCTGCGCATGTCACCTGGCCGCGCGCGGATGGAGCGTTGAGGTTTTTGAGCAGGCGTCAGAACCGGGTGGGGCGGTCAAAACCGGTGCCTACACAGTGCCCGGGTTTCGCCATGACTGGGCCGCAATGAACCTTTCCTTGTTTGCGGGTTCGCGGTTTTACAACGAGAATGCGGCAGAACTGGCGAAACATGGGTTGGCGTTCGTGCCCACATCTCATCCCTTTGCATCCCTCTTTCCGGACGGTCGGTGGTTTGGTGTCTCGGCAGATGCCGCGCTGACAACTGCGCGTATCCGGGGATTTTCTGATGCGGATGCAGAGGCCTGGAAAGCGCTCACCGATAGTTTTTCCACCCAGGCCGACCGCATCTTACCGGTTCTGGGCACACCGATGACATTAGGTGCAATCGCAACTTTATCCTGGACGCTGTGGCGCAAGAACGGGAGTGGCGAATGCCTGGATCTTGCGAAATTCATGACCATGTCGCCCAGGGACTGGCTGGATCAGACGTTTGAAAGCGAGCATGTGAAAGCCGCGTTGGCCGTCTGGGGAATGCACCTGGATTTTGCGCCTGACGTGGCGGGCGGCGCGGTCTTTCCCTACCTTGAGGCAATGGCAGGACAAGCCTTTGGCATGGTGTTGGGTGCAGGTGGCGCCGACACGATGATCAAAGCCATGGTCGGCATGATAGAGGCGCGTGGCGGCAAAGTGCGTTGCGATGCAAAAGTGGCACGCATCGTTCACACATCAGGACAGGCATCCGGGATCGAGCTTGCGGATGGACGTCAGGTGAACGCGGCCAAAGCCGTCATCGCGAATGTCGCGCCCGGCGCGTTGCGAAAGCTGGCCGGTGAGACCGGGCATGAGCGTTACGACCGGGAGATGGCACAGTTCCAGCATGCCCCCGGAACCATGATGATCCATCTTGCGCTGGACGCCCTGCCGAATTGGCGCGCGGCTGAGCTGAAGAAATTCGCCTACGTCCATCTGGCTCCCTCCTTGGAACAGATGGCGCGGACCTACGCGCAGGCGAAAGCGGGCAAGTTGCCGGACGAGCCGGTGATCGTGTGCGGGCAGCCCACCGTGGTCGATCCGTCGCGAGCGCCGGCAGGTAAGCACGTGTTGTGGCTTCAGGTGCGGATGGTGCCGGGTCAGATCAAGGGGGATGCCAAAGGGGAGATCGATGCGCTGACCTGGGCAGACGCGGCAGAGCCGTTTGCCAACCGCGTCCTTGATATCGTCGAACGCTATGCGCCCGGTTTGCGCGACAGTATCCTGGGCCAACACGTTGTCACACCCGATATGTTGGAAGCGGACAACCCCAACCTGGTCGGCGGCGATCAGGTCTGCGGCAGCCATCATTTACACCAGCACTTTTTGAACCGCCCCGTTCGGGGGTTTGCCGATGGCCGGACGGCGATCAGGAACCTCTATCACACCGGCGCTGCCGTGTGGCCCGGGGGCGGGACGGGCGCGGGGCCGGGAACGCTGCTCGCTCAAAAACTGGCCGGAAAATAA
- a CDS encoding ABC transporter ATP-binding protein, translated as MNPYLSIRNLTVRLSRGPVILRSVSFDISAGQVHGLVGESGAGKSMIGKAVLGILTRSLEVTAGEVLLDGVDLLTLPKKERRKRIGTAAALIPQDPLTALNPSKRVGPQITKRLVDILGWPRIEAETRARALLDEVHIPHVDRVMRSYPHELSGGMRQRILIASAFAAEPKLIIADEPTTALDVTVQKQILKLIAEMQERHGTALLFVTHDLGVVSKVCDTLSVLYAGKVVEHARMARFFMRPIHPYSRALLAATPTYTDPEVNLTPVSQSVIDTVEQEVRQHDQRFGL; from the coding sequence ATGAACCCCTATCTCTCCATTCGTAACCTGACTGTCCGGCTCTCGCGCGGGCCCGTGATCCTGCGCTCCGTGTCGTTCGATATATCGGCCGGGCAGGTCCATGGATTGGTGGGCGAGTCAGGGGCCGGCAAGTCCATGATCGGCAAGGCGGTCCTGGGCATATTAACCCGCTCGCTTGAGGTAACGGCGGGCGAGGTTCTCTTGGACGGTGTTGACCTGCTGACCCTGCCTAAAAAAGAGCGCCGCAAACGGATCGGGACAGCAGCAGCCCTGATCCCGCAGGACCCGTTGACGGCGCTCAATCCATCGAAACGGGTTGGGCCGCAAATCACAAAACGGCTTGTCGATATACTGGGTTGGCCGCGTATCGAGGCTGAGACACGCGCCCGCGCTTTGCTCGACGAGGTTCATATCCCGCATGTTGATCGGGTGATGCGCAGCTATCCGCATGAGCTGTCCGGTGGGATGCGTCAGCGCATTCTGATCGCATCCGCCTTTGCTGCAGAGCCAAAGCTGATTATCGCGGATGAACCGACAACGGCTTTGGATGTCACGGTTCAGAAACAGATCCTGAAACTGATCGCTGAAATGCAGGAGCGTCATGGAACGGCCCTGCTGTTTGTCACCCATGATCTGGGCGTCGTGTCCAAGGTTTGCGACACGCTGTCCGTTCTCTATGCCGGAAAGGTTGTGGAGCATGCTCGAATGGCGCGCTTCTTCATGCGGCCCATTCATCCCTACTCCCGCGCGCTTTTGGCGGCGACGCCGACCTACACCGATCCGGAGGTCAATCTGACCCCGGTGTCCCAGTCCGTCATCGACACGGTTGAGCAGGAAGTTCGTCAGCACGATCAGAGGTTCGGACTATGA